In Bos indicus isolate NIAB-ARS_2022 breed Sahiwal x Tharparkar chromosome 2, NIAB-ARS_B.indTharparkar_mat_pri_1.0, whole genome shotgun sequence, a single genomic region encodes these proteins:
- the LOC109576642 gene encoding 5-hydroxytryptamine receptor 5B, translated as MPRAMEAANLSVASTGVALRLGPEAFSSSPNPSGVIGSTPGGAAPPGREPPFSVFSVLVVTLLVLLIAATFLWNLLVLVTILRVRAFHRVPHNLVASTAVSDVLVAALVMPLSLVSELSAGRRWLLGRSLCHVWISFDVMCCTASIWNVAAIALDRYWTITRHLQYTLRTRRRASMLMIALTWALSALIALAPLLFGWGEAYDARLQRCQVSQEPSYAVFSTCGAFYLPLGVVLFVYWKIYKAAKFRFGRRCRAVLPLPSTVQVKEAPQEAEMVFTARRPTVAFQTSGASWREQKEKRAAVMVGILIGVFVLCWIPFFLAELIGPLCACSLPPIWKSVFLWLGYSNSFFNPLIYTAFNKNYNNAFKNLFTKQR; from the exons ATGCCGCGCGCTATGGAAGCAGCTAACCTCTCTGTGGCCTCCACCGGCGTCGCCCTTCGCCTGGGACCCGAAGCCTTCAGCAGTAGCCCAAACCCTAGCGGGGTCATCGGATCGACCCCAGGTGGTGCGGCCCCGCCGGGTCGAGAACCGCCTTTCTCCGTCTTCTCGGTACTGGTAGTGACGCTGCTGGTGCTGCTGATAGCGGCCACGTTCCTGTGGAACCTGCTTGTTCTGGTCACCATCCTGCGGGTCCGCGCCTTTCACCGTGTGCCGCATAACTTGGTGGCCTCGACGGCCGTGTCGGACGTGCTAGTGGCAGCGCTGGTAATGCCCCTGAGCCTGGTGAGCGAGCTGTCGGCGGGGCGACGGTGGCTGCTGGGCCGGAGTCTATGCCACGTGTGGATCTCCTTCGACGTGATGTGCTGCACCGCCAGCATTTGGAACGTGGCGGCCATCGCCCTGGACCGCTACTGGACTATCACGCGCCACCTGCAGTACACGCTGCGCACCCGCCGCCGCGCCTCGATGCTCATGATCGCGCTCACCTGGGCGCTCTCCGCTCTCATCGCCCTCGCACCACTGCTCTTCGGCTGGGGCGAGGCGTACGACGCTCGACTCCAGCGCTGCCAGGTGAGCCAGGAACCCTCCTACGCCGTCTTCTCCACCTGCGGCGCCTTCTACCTGCCGCTTGGCGTGGTGCTGTTTGTCTATTGGAAGATATATAAGGCGGCCAAGTTTCGCTTCGGTCGCCGCTGCAGGGCTGTGCTGCCCTTGCCCTCCACCGTGCAG GTAAAGGAGGCCCCTCAGGAGGCTGAGATGGTGTTCACGGCCCGCCGCCCCACAGTGGCCTTCCAGACGAGCGGAGCCTCGTGGCGGGAACAGAAGGAGAAGCGGGCAGCCGTGATGGTGGGCATCCTCATCGGCGTGTTCGTGCTGTGCTGGATCCCCTTCTTCCTGGCTGAGCTCATTGGCCCCCTCTGTGCCTGCAGCCTGCCCCCCATCTGGAAAAGTGTGTTCCTGTGGCTTGGCTACTCCAACTCTTTCTTCAATCCCCTGATTTACACAGCTTTTAACAAGAACTACAACAATGCCTTCAAGAACCTTTTCACCAAGCAGAGATAA